Proteins encoded by one window of Sus scrofa isolate TJ Tabasco breed Duroc chromosome 12, Sscrofa11.1, whole genome shotgun sequence:
- the LOC100739396 gene encoding cytochrome c oxidase assembly protein COX11, mitochondrial, which produces MGGLWRLGWSRVAFCGWPWSHLGAPTRAAERIEPYLGHGRSGTGGAERGLRRLGTWRRPSLAVQPLRRPKSTNPFTREQEEDWRRRNKTVLTYVAAAAVGMLGASYAAVPLYRLYCQTTGLGGSAVAGHASDQIENMVPVKDRIIKVTFNADVHASLQWNFRPQQTEIYVVPGETALAFYKAKNPTDKPVIGISTYNVVPFEAGQYFNKIQCFCFEEQRLNPQEEVDMPVFFYIDPEFAEDPRMVNVDLITLSYTFFEAKEGQKLPVPGYN; this is translated from the exons ATGGGAGGGCTCTGGCGTCTAGGATGGAGCCGCGTCGCTTTCTGCGGCTGGCCCTGGAGCCACCTTGGGGCCCCGACCAGGGCCGCGGAGAGGATAGAGCCGTATCTCGGGCACGGCAGGAGCGGCACAGGAGGTGCTGAGAGGGGACTAAGGAGGTTGGGGACATGGAGGCGTCCAAGCCTGGCAGTGCAGCCGCTCCGGCGGCCGAAGAGTACGAACCCCTTCACGCGCGAGCAGGAGGAGGATTGGCGGCGGCGGAACAAGACGGTCCTCACGTACGTGGCCGCTGCGGCCGTGGGCATGCTGGGGGCGTCCTACGCCGCCGTGCCCCTTTACCGGCTCTATTGCCAG ACTACTGGACTTGGAGGATCAGCAGTAGCAGGTCATGCATCAGACCAGATTGAAAACATGGTACCTGTTAAGGATCGCATCATTAAAGTCACCTTTAATGCAGATGTGCATGCAAGTCTCCAGTGGAACTTCAGACCTCAGCAAACAGAAATATAC GTGGTGCCAGGAGAGACTGCACTGGCGTTTTATAAAGCTAAGAATCCTACTGACAAACCAGTAATTGGAATTTCTACATACAATGTTGTACCATTTGAAGCTGGacagtatttcaataaaatacag TGCTTCTGTTTTGAAGAGCAAAGGCTTAATCCACAAGAGGAAGTAGATATGCCAGTGTTTTTCTACATTGATCCTGAATTTGCTGAAGATCCAAGAATGGTGAATGTTGATCTCATCACtctttcttatactttttttgaAGCCAAAGAGGGGCAGAAGTTGCCGGTCCCAGGCTATAATTGA